CGTCCAGCAGGATGTTGTCGGGCTTGATGTCGCAGTGGATGATCGGTGCGCTGCAGCCGTCGTGAAGGtactcgagcccccgggcgatagCGAGTGCGGCGTCGGCGCGCCAGCGCCACGGAGGCCGCCGCCTCTCGGGGTTGAAAAGGAAGCTGCGGAGCGACCCGCCCGGCATGAACTCGAACACCAGCATCCGGTGgttgccttctttgcagtagccgatcATGCGGACCAGGTTCCGGTGGTGGATCTGCCCGATGGACTGCACCTCGTTGGTGAACTCCTGCTCGCTGTACTCGTTCGAGGCGATGAGCTTCTTCACCGCGATGAGATGCGGCTGCGGCGACCTCATCGTTCCTTTGTACACCTCGCCGAAGCTCCCTTTACCCAGAAGTTTCTCGAAGCCGTTGGTGGCTTGGTAAAGCTCCTTCCAGCTGAACGCTCTCACGCTCGAGCTCAACGGCTGCTGCTGCCTCTCTCTGTACCTGCCAAGGCAATGCAGTGCCACAAGGACGCCGAAGGCAATGAACAAAAGAAAGGCCAAGCAGATGGCGACAACCTTGTAGGCCAATGCGTTTCTCATCCTTGCGGACGCGATCACCGGAGACTTCCTTGTCCGCACCTTGATGAACGCCTTCGTCGTGACAACGTTTGCTTGCCAACCGTTGGTGAGCGTCGCCATCTCCGCGCAGTCGGATCTGCCGATCATCAATGCGGCCGCGCAGAAGCAGTCGCTGAGGCAGTAGTCCCGGCACTGCTCCTCCGTGACTGATGAGAACTTCTTGTAGTATATCGATGTCTCCCAGGTGGTGTTGAGCAGCTCCACAAGGGTGAACTCGTCAGAGCTGTTCTCGCCGTCGCAGCTCTGTGGCTCGAACCCCGGCGTGCAGCCGCTGTCCCTGTGCTGCTCGTCGGTGTAATTGTACCCACTCGGGCACACGCAGTTGAGCCTGTCCCTTGAGCTCGGCGTGGGCGCAGACACACAGTAGGACCCCGTCCCGCACATGCCCTGCAACCCAGACGTCCTCTTGATGCAGCCGTCATCGGGGAACGCACCGGACACAGTCCAAGACGTgtcgttgccgccgccgccgttcttgGGACGGATGTAGGTACGGACGATGCCGTCGGGGTCCATGCGGGCGAACTTGAAGTACTCGCCGGCGGTGAAGCTCGCCACCGGTTTAACCAAGCTGTGGACCGTGCCGTTGCGGAGGGTGTAGTTAAGGCGGCCCTGGTCGTCGAAGGTGACCGTCGTGTTGCCGTCGGGGCTGTTGGTGTACGCCTGCCAGTAGGCGTTCTCGGGGTTGTTGCCCTCGAGGAGATCGACGTAGAGGACGACGTTGCCGTCGCTCTGGATGCCCATGCTGAACCGGCCGGTGGTGAACTCCGCGTCCGCGCGCTTGGCGAAGAGCTTCCCTTGGGACCCGGTTGACTCGTAGGCCAGGGACTGGCCCGGCAGGAGCGTGTCCGTCGGGTACGAGAAGCTCTCCCACAACACCTGGTTGCCGGTGTCGCTCAGGAACTCGAGGTTGCCGGAGTCGCGGAGCGCGAGCACGGATCCACGATCTGTGGTAGGCGGCGTCCACAGCACCTGGTTGCCGTCGGTGAGCATGAGCTGCCCATCGGCCGTGATGCTCAGGGCGGACTGCGCGGTGGCGTTGGGCGTGGTCCCGGACGGCGACTGTTTCGCGAACCACACCACGgactgcggctgcggctgcgactGGGTGGAGGCGTTGCCGTCAGCTGCGAAGCGAAACCACGTGGCGACGAGGAACTTGGTCGGATCGTCGGAGTCGAGGGCGAGGAAGCCGAAGCTGAAGGTGCCGGAGGGGCTGGTGAGGTAGTTGGGCGGCGTCAAGGTGGCCCCCGCTGTCAAGTTGGTGGTCCGTGCCACGGCCAACGCCAGGAAACGAGCTTGTTGCAGTAGCATCAGCAGTAGCAGAGCAGCAAAGGGGCGAACGTTAACGCGGGTGAGGGAAGCAAAGCagagcgccgccaccgccatgatCGCAGCTTGGTGCCTGCCGGGCGGCGCCTGATCGAACAAGTGGTGGTGTGGCTGTTATGTCTGGCCCTCGACAAGCTCTCGAGAGACTTGGCCACTACGCGTGGAGTGTGGACGAATATCACGATTAATTGCTCGCCGTCGTCGAGGATACGCGTCAGTGCAGATAGTACGTGTGTGGCGCGGGTTTCAACACGACGCCGGGGCAATTCTCGTCGGAAAGGTGTGTATGGATGACTAGGGAACTCTAAGTGACGCGACATTAGTGTTTTGCACTTCCATTCCAATTCCAGGCAAACTAGTCAGCGACGTGCGCTGTCCGGTAGCGATTCCTCAGCGTGCCATGTAAGTCCCCACTTGATCATATATATGGCGTTCACATGGTCACTGGGAAGTCACTTCTGCCCGAGAAGCAACACCATAGGACGATCTGTCAGGATCAATCTTATCGTCCGGTGAATGCTCTAACGTTGTTTTTCAGTTTGTTTTAAGTTTGATCTCGACTAATTCAACTTCTTTGGGATCCTTGACTTGAAACTATTTCAATAGGGGCACTTACCATCATCAAATCAATTGAGAATTAGCCTCTTGTTCATTCACATGATGTGGGAAAAATAAAGGCAAGAGACGGTACTGTGACCTAGTCACTGACAGGCTATTCTACATGGTGTGGTGCATTCAAACTTCATTTCTGAAGTCCTAGTCCAACTACCGGTCTTCCGTAGGATAATAGGACGCAGCTGCAAGAAAAAGATAGAGTAGCACCAGAACGGGGTGCTCCGTGCCCGTCATATGACAGATCATCATTTATTACTTCGATCTGGATTAGCAGGTAAGGATTGCTGACATGATGCAATGGACTTTCTGCGGTGTGGCGACGACTTTCTGCGGGTGCGGCCGGCCTGCATGTACagggagaaaacatagagcgcCATTGACACCGTACagggagaaaacatagagcgtCAACTTTTTGGGGTTTGTATGTAATACGGAGTATTTCATTTAATTTAGATCAGGTTACATATATGTGGAATTTTCTCATCATGCCGGGTGCTTGGAATAGGTCTTTGGAAAGTTGGATGATGTGGTTGTAGTAGTTTTGCACTTGTGCTTTTGCCATTGTTTATTTGATTTTGTTTTCGAGTTTGTACAAATGTTTCTTAGAGAAGAATAGAGATCATCCGTGAAAACGGATGTTACTTAGAGATTCTCAAATAGCTCAGTTGACTATGTGAATATGTTCACTGAATGAAAAACTCAACGAATTATGCATTTGATCTGGTCATTATGAGATTCATATGTTTTTTTTTGGATTTAGACTATATATATGCTTTGGCAAAAATTGTGAGTACTCAGCGTAAAGCTAAACTGGATGCTTAGGGATAGCTTATTATTTTCGTGCTTGAACTTTGATACTTATTAGTTATTTATGAAACAAATACTTATTAGTTACTCTCTCAGACTCAAAATAAGTCTGACTTCTAGAGTTATCCAAATTCAAACTAGTGTAAGTTTTAACAGATTGATAGAAAAGAGCACCAATATTTAAGAGACTAAAATAGTGTTATTAGATATAttagaaaatatatttttatagtgtacttatttgatgtcataagtGTTGGTGCTTTTCTATATAAAGTTGgttaaatttaaaatagtttgattTAAAAGAACTTTAGAAGTTGTTTTATTTTAGGACGTAAGGAGTATTTTCTAAGACGGTTAACCAGAACACATGCAACTCATAGTACTTTCTAGCAGTCTCTGATAGTACTTTCTAGCAGACGATGTAATTACTCTTACAAGTTTCCATATGTATCCTTTTAATTTGCGGGTATAATTTAGTATAATGGCATCAATTCTTAAGACCCTGTTTGGGTACCCATCTGATTATATAATCAAATTTTGATCCAAACATGATTGATTATGTGATGGATTATTATAATCAGAACTGTTGATTACCATAATCCTATAATCCAGGCGAGACCAGGTTATAGGAGATTATAGGTGCTGAAAGTCCACCTTGCCCCCATTGATTATCTAACTTGCCAAATTATACAGGATAAAATAGGAATTTCTCACCTTAACCAATCATAATCAATCACTAATCCATAAGACCCAAACGCTCTTGTTATTATAATCATAATCCTAATTAATTCAATGCATAATCCGGATTATAATAATCGAGTTGTTATCCAAATAGGCCCTAATTTGCAATCAGATGAAGGACCATACAATCCAGCGTATTTTGCCAAATAAACACTGGGGACAAACAATATATTTTTTCAAGGGATTTGCTGGTGCTTGAATGTCCGATGGGATAGGATTCCATCGGACGGTACCGAACGGCCTAGCTAAAACGTGCCACACTCCCACCGTATCACTGCAGTCCTTCCCCGTCTGCCTCGTCCCACCACACACACGTACCCTGCCCCCGTCCGTTCGCCCCGCCTCGCGCCTACCGCTTCTTCCCCcttaccccctcctctctctccacgCGAGTGGAACCCAGGAGCCAggatgaggacgagcacgcccTGTTTGTAGGACCCTAGGCACGCCGCACGCCCCATCCGACGGCCCCCGGCTCGCTGCGCCCTTTCCGCCCGAGTCATGCCCCATGACTCTCTaaatatacctctgaaacacgaaacacatgcaacatgaaaacacttgaatgcaacatacgtctgaaacagataaaatattttgaacgtacacttgcaacatgtatgTGAAACagatgcaacatccaaataaaacacttgcaactttcAACATgcaaacacttattgcaacataagactgaaacagttgaaacatttcgtacatactcttgcaacatatgtgtgaaacatatgaaacatccaaataagcacacttgcaacatacgtctgaaaaagcagatgaaacatttggaacggaCGTTGCAATATACGTGTACAACAATTGCAAATGTGCAACATcgcgatctatttttgcaacatccatatgaaacac
The nucleotide sequence above comes from Miscanthus floridulus cultivar M001 chromosome 18, ASM1932011v1, whole genome shotgun sequence. Encoded proteins:
- the LOC136521002 gene encoding G-type lectin S-receptor-like serine/threonine-protein kinase LECRK3, producing the protein MAVAALCFASLTRVNVRPFAALLLLMLLQQARFLALAVARTTNLTAGATLTPPNYLTSPSGTFSFGFLALDSDDPTKFLVATWFRFAADGNASTQSQPQPQSVVWFAKQSPSGTTPNATAQSALSITADGQLMLTDGNQVLWTPPTTDRGSVLALRDSGNLEFLSDTGNQVLWESFSYPTDTLLPGQSLAYESTGSQGKLFAKRADAEFTTGRFSMGIQSDGNVVLYVDLLEGNNPENAYWQAYTNSPDGNTTVTFDDQGRLNYTLRNGTVHSLVKPVASFTAGEYFKFARMDPDGIVRTYIRPKNGGGGNDTSWTVSGAFPDDGCIKRTSGLQGMCGTGSYCVSAPTPSSRDRLNCVCPSGYNYTDEQHRDSGCTPGFEPQSCDGENSSDEFTLVELLNTTWETSIYYKKFSSVTEEQCRDYCLSDCFCAAALMIGRSDCAEMATLTNGWQANVVTTKAFIKVRTRKSPVIASARMRNALAYKVVAICLAFLLFIAFGVLVALHCLGRYRERQQQPLSSSVRAFSWKELYQATNGFEKLLGKGSFGEVYKGTMRSPQPHLIAVKKLIASNEYSEQEFTNEVQSIGQIHHRNLVRMIGYCKEGNHRMLVFEFMPGGSLRSFLFNPERRRPPWRWRADAALAIARGLEYLHDGCSAPIIHCDIKPDNILLDDHGVPRITDFGISKLLGSQQVDTTVTHVRGTRGYIAPEWLRGDARVDTKADVYSFGVVLLEMICCRRCQEPVVVDPPRGVEDDDETVTLFGWAAQLVGARRTELMLHGDDAGVDSAEDMERVDRFARVALWCVEPNPLLRPTMHQVVQMLETSDRAQA